One Ethanoligenens harbinense YUAN-3 genomic window carries:
- a CDS encoding glycosyl hydrolase family 18 protein, which yields MSLDILKGRKCMVWTFMGNARMYTALKNYGDRLSQVGLFSFKVDATGTITESGVAISDMLTYINKYPHITWLLTVRNDGVASVFTSLRDNTDGAQDTFLSELVRIMEKYPWCDGVDIDLERGGDYSTAAASTTMFRNIWNTVKSYDSSKLVNICLPGMDSINGSVGGENWCVYADLNPYCDTAAIMSYGMAWAGSAPGPVSPKDWLDGIYDYAVTAMTPDKVFMGLPAYGWNWQIYDLPENLGKTYRGTSNTYYAAKNWMTGKYNFTDDAAPQPFIPILAYWDDYNKVPYAFPQVYDFMEGQDAASYEYPLMSGTYNRRRYLTAYSKQQSVSFGTITVDRDGTPDSYSGIVSYDNGIAVLGDEGEATYTFNISSAGTYDIAVRLCYPFWDKNGIYVSIDGTQTHFTESRLWWPYWRSTFWASLEDGITLSAGTHTITVSVDVKGVQFYGFRVCSDFSEKPTAGSASFTLSPRHFIDVDGNECQPDKGFKLTTEVLRRKPDSALIWYEDFEDYGILDTAYWNIISGSWKVWRSDEYSESRVYSQLDGSGQFAWNYDGFKDIHLRARLAFPAGSTGKAGIFCGSLFCCLNYNSQAVELWNGSTKLGSYSQSIQQTPSSDLRTDPTTYTIEMRIRGSTVRVYSGASNTLRFTATVNGFSGGTAGYQSDQRTVCELLRMGDSWTYEPYEQFDVTFPDGSVTQYGRISRSNCTWDEEFQVFTLTSDIEESATRSESISMDYEFYHSGQLNLECGKDYTVTITPKDIDIWISRLFLGDADGFSILYYQDVDSLVYWANQAAYHWGLRGIAIWSLGQEDLRLWEALPKQTDTS from the coding sequence ATGAGTCTGGATATCTTAAAAGGCCGCAAATGCATGGTCTGGACGTTCATGGGAAACGCCCGGATGTACACTGCTCTTAAGAATTACGGAGACCGCCTCTCGCAGGTAGGTCTCTTTTCTTTTAAGGTGGACGCTACAGGGACGATTACCGAGAGCGGTGTAGCCATATCCGACATGCTGACGTACATCAATAAATATCCGCATATCACATGGCTGCTGACCGTCCGCAATGACGGCGTGGCGAGTGTGTTCACCTCTCTCCGGGATAATACCGATGGAGCGCAGGACACCTTTCTCTCAGAGCTTGTGCGGATCATGGAGAAATATCCGTGGTGCGACGGCGTGGATATCGACCTCGAGCGCGGCGGCGATTATTCCACGGCGGCAGCTTCAACCACTATGTTCCGTAATATCTGGAACACGGTAAAGAGCTACGATTCCTCGAAGCTCGTCAATATCTGCCTTCCGGGCATGGATTCCATAAACGGCTCGGTCGGCGGCGAGAACTGGTGCGTGTATGCTGACCTCAATCCGTACTGCGACACAGCGGCCATCATGAGCTACGGCATGGCGTGGGCAGGCTCCGCTCCCGGGCCGGTCTCTCCAAAGGACTGGCTTGACGGCATCTACGATTACGCCGTGACAGCTATGACGCCGGACAAGGTATTCATGGGACTTCCGGCTTACGGATGGAACTGGCAGATTTATGATCTTCCGGAAAACCTCGGAAAGACCTACCGCGGCACATCCAACACCTACTATGCCGCCAAGAACTGGATGACCGGCAAATACAACTTCACGGACGACGCTGCTCCGCAGCCGTTCATTCCGATCCTCGCCTACTGGGACGACTACAACAAGGTGCCGTATGCCTTCCCGCAGGTCTACGACTTCATGGAAGGTCAGGACGCTGCAAGCTATGAATATCCTCTGATGAGTGGAACCTACAACCGCAGGCGGTACCTTACTGCCTACAGCAAGCAGCAAAGTGTGTCATTCGGTACGATAACCGTCGACCGTGACGGAACGCCTGACAGTTACTCGGGCATCGTATCCTATGATAACGGCATCGCTGTCCTCGGCGACGAGGGCGAAGCAACATATACCTTCAACATCTCGTCTGCCGGAACATATGACATCGCCGTTCGGCTTTGCTATCCGTTCTGGGATAAGAACGGGATCTATGTGAGCATTGACGGAACGCAGACGCACTTCACCGAGTCGAGGCTCTGGTGGCCGTACTGGAGAAGTACCTTCTGGGCATCGCTTGAGGACGGCATCACGCTTTCCGCCGGAACGCATACCATTACAGTTTCAGTCGACGTGAAAGGCGTGCAGTTCTACGGCTTTCGTGTCTGCTCTGATTTCTCGGAGAAGCCGACCGCAGGAAGCGCGTCATTTACGCTGTCTCCACGGCATTTCATCGATGTGGACGGCAACGAATGTCAGCCGGACAAGGGCTTCAAGCTGACGACTGAGGTCCTCCGAAGGAAACCGGACTCGGCACTCATCTGGTATGAGGATTTCGAGGACTACGGTATTCTCGACACCGCTTATTGGAATATTATCAGCGGTTCATGGAAGGTCTGGCGGTCGGATGAATATTCCGAGAGCCGTGTTTATTCGCAGCTTGACGGCAGCGGACAGTTTGCGTGGAACTATGACGGATTTAAGGACATCCACCTGCGGGCGAGATTGGCGTTCCCGGCAGGAAGCACTGGCAAGGCTGGTATCTTCTGCGGCAGTCTTTTCTGCTGCCTGAACTACAACAGTCAGGCCGTAGAGCTGTGGAACGGAAGCACCAAGCTCGGCAGCTACTCGCAGTCGATCCAGCAAACACCATCGTCAGACCTGCGAACTGATCCGACAACCTACACCATCGAGATGCGGATCAGAGGCAGCACGGTGCGCGTCTATTCCGGCGCGTCAAACACGCTGCGGTTCACGGCTACGGTCAACGGATTCTCAGGAGGAACCGCCGGATACCAATCAGACCAGAGAACAGTCTGCGAACTGCTCCGCATGGGCGACTCTTGGACGTATGAGCCTTATGAGCAGTTCGACGTCACCTTCCCAGATGGCTCGGTCACGCAGTACGGCAGAATCAGCCGGAGCAACTGCACCTGGGACGAGGAGTTTCAGGTATTCACGCTGACATCGGATATTGAGGAATCGGCAACACGGTCTGAATCCATCTCAATGGACTACGAGTTCTACCACTCTGGACAGCTCAACCTCGAATGCGGGAAGGACTACACGGTGACGATCACGCCGAAGGACATCGACATCTGGATCTCGCGGCTTTTCCTCGGAGACGCGGACGGATTTTCCATCCTCTATTATCAGGACGTGGATTCGCTCGTCTACTGGGCGAATCAGGCGGCGTACCACTGGGGACTTCGCGGCATCGCGATCTGGTCGCTCGGGCAGGAGGATTTAAGGCTCTGGGAGGCATTGCCGAAACAGACCGACACCTCATAA
- a CDS encoding phage holin family protein, which yields MKEFWNTIQLIFAAIGGWLGYFLGGCDGLLIALIIFVVCDYITGVLCAIADKKLSSAVGFKGICRKVLIFILVGIANILDIHVLGHEGVLRTAIIFFYISNEGLSLTENAAHLGLPIPGKLKDVLEQLHDRNDKEEQ from the coding sequence ATGAAGGAATTCTGGAACACCATACAGCTCATTTTCGCGGCCATCGGAGGATGGCTCGGCTACTTTCTCGGAGGATGCGACGGGCTTCTTATCGCGCTGATCATCTTCGTGGTCTGCGACTACATTACCGGCGTGCTCTGCGCCATCGCGGACAAGAAGCTCTCGTCTGCAGTTGGATTCAAAGGAATCTGCAGGAAAGTCTTGATCTTCATTCTGGTCGGCATCGCCAACATCCTCGACATCCACGTGCTCGGACATGAGGGCGTGCTGAGAACCGCAATCATATTCTTCTACATTTCGAATGAAGGTCTTTCTCTCACTGAGAACGCCGCACATCTCGGACTTCCGATTCCCGGCAAGCTCAAGGATGTGCTTGAACAGCTTCACGACAGAAACGACAAGGAGGAACAGTAA
- a CDS encoding GH25 family lysozyme — protein sequence MAIKGIDVSVWQGNIDFGKVKVSGINFVIIRAGYGNGNKDKWFDENYRKAKAAGLHIGAYWYSYATSADGAKQEAQSCAKVLSGKQLDYPVYFDIEEKSQLSRGKDFCSSLITAFCTELENHGYYAGFYTSLSSLNSVVSDAVKKRFTVWVAQWSGKCSYSGAYGVWQYSSKGKVSGIGGNVDMDYSYIDFPTTIRNGGFNGYGKGAASTSTTTVKKSVDEIASEVIAGKWGNGSDRKNRLTAAGFDYNAVQAKVNEKLGASQKKSAATYYTVQRGDTLSGIAKKYGTTVSAIQKLNSTLIKNVNLIQVGWRIRVK from the coding sequence ATGGCTATCAAGGGAATAGACGTATCGGTCTGGCAGGGAAACATCGACTTTGGCAAGGTCAAAGTGTCAGGCATCAATTTTGTGATTATCCGCGCCGGATACGGCAACGGGAACAAGGACAAATGGTTCGATGAGAACTACCGGAAAGCAAAAGCAGCCGGGCTCCACATCGGCGCATACTGGTATTCATACGCCACATCCGCTGACGGTGCGAAGCAGGAAGCGCAGTCCTGCGCCAAGGTGCTCTCAGGCAAGCAGCTTGATTACCCGGTCTACTTCGACATCGAGGAGAAGTCCCAGCTTTCGCGCGGGAAGGATTTCTGCTCATCGCTCATCACGGCGTTCTGCACCGAGCTGGAGAATCATGGCTACTACGCAGGCTTTTATACTTCACTTTCCAGCCTGAACTCTGTGGTATCGGATGCCGTAAAGAAGCGCTTCACCGTCTGGGTGGCGCAGTGGTCGGGCAAATGCTCGTACTCCGGCGCTTACGGCGTCTGGCAGTATTCGTCCAAAGGCAAGGTCAGCGGCATCGGCGGGAACGTCGACATGGACTACTCCTACATCGACTTTCCAACCACGATCAGAAACGGCGGATTCAACGGCTACGGCAAAGGCGCTGCATCCACCAGCACGACAACCGTGAAGAAGTCCGTTGACGAGATTGCTTCAGAGGTCATTGCCGGGAAATGGGGCAACGGCTCCGACCGCAAGAACCGTCTGACGGCCGCTGGGTTTGACTACAACGCCGTGCAGGCAAAGGTCAACGAGAAACTCGGCGCTTCCCAGAAGAAATCGGCCGCCACCTACTACACGGTTCAGCGCGGAGACACACTTTCCGGCATCGCCAAGAAGTACGGCACGACCGTATCCGCAATCCAGAAGTTGAACAGTACGCTCATCAAGAACGTGAATCTCATCCAGGTCGGATGGCGGATTCGCGTGAAATAG
- a CDS encoding SHOCT domain-containing protein, with translation MSDEQFEREKLYQASMEMFKRMLDQGLITEDEYAVIDTKMKEKYSPIIGTLLSP, from the coding sequence ATGAGTGATGAGCAGTTCGAGCGGGAGAAACTTTACCAGGCGAGCATGGAAATGTTCAAAAGGATGCTGGATCAGGGCCTTATCACCGAGGATGAATACGCGGTCATAGACACCAAAATGAAGGAGAAATACAGCCCGATAATCGGCACATTATTATCCCCGTAA
- a CDS encoding recombinase family protein → MPKITKIEPKIKALPQRKKVAAYARVSMETERLHHSLSAQVSYYSELIQKNPEWQYAGVYADEGITGTSTMKRPEFQRMLADCEAGKIDIILTKSISRFARNTVDLLETVRHLKELGIEVRFEKEHINSLSGDGEVMLTLLASFAQSETESISNNVKWGIRKRMQAGLPYANGHMNVYGYRWESDEMVIVPEEAAIVRRIYQNFLDGKSRQETEKEFAAEGIKTRAGAPWVDSNLKVILTNVTYTGNMLYQKEYIADPITKKVKKNRGELPQYYVENTHPAIISKETFDYVQAEMARRRELGCFGNKALTLNCFSTKIKCGQCGRSFVRSTRRNRAKMSRLGEKYTFWACTSHKKTNCSSCSSGTIRESVLKEECAKVLGIPEFDEDIFSERVERITVPESGTMIFEFTDGTTLEHHWYRNAKKESWTEENRKRASQYRRRHPVTRDDITCFTTKIRCEECGCNYRKQTCVMADGHQNAYWKCADKKNHPGKSLREDHLKEIINEVLGLDEFDEQVFLERIDHISVRNLTHLTFHFTDGSTAERDYEYSKEGVPWTDERREKQTEAIRDSFTPERRKKISENMKRIRSEKHWSSKRK, encoded by the coding sequence ATGCCGAAAATCACGAAAATTGAGCCTAAAATCAAGGCTCTACCACAGCGGAAGAAGGTGGCGGCATACGCGCGTGTGTCGATGGAGACCGAGCGCCTGCACCATTCCCTCTCCGCACAGGTCAGCTACTACTCGGAGCTGATCCAGAAGAATCCGGAATGGCAGTATGCAGGTGTCTACGCGGACGAAGGCATCACCGGTACAAGCACCATGAAACGGCCTGAGTTCCAGCGTATGCTCGCTGACTGCGAAGCCGGGAAGATAGACATCATCCTCACCAAGAGCATCAGCAGGTTCGCGCGGAACACGGTCGACCTGCTGGAGACCGTCCGGCATCTCAAGGAGCTGGGCATTGAGGTGCGGTTCGAAAAGGAGCACATAAACTCGCTTTCCGGTGACGGCGAGGTCATGCTCACCTTGCTCGCCTCATTTGCACAGTCTGAAACCGAAAGCATCTCCAACAATGTGAAGTGGGGAATCCGCAAAAGGATGCAGGCCGGACTGCCTTATGCAAACGGTCACATGAACGTCTACGGGTACCGCTGGGAAAGTGACGAGATGGTCATCGTCCCGGAGGAGGCCGCCATCGTACGCCGCATCTACCAGAACTTCCTTGACGGGAAATCCCGGCAGGAAACCGAGAAGGAATTCGCCGCCGAAGGCATCAAGACGCGTGCCGGAGCGCCGTGGGTGGATTCCAATCTGAAGGTGATCCTCACGAACGTTACCTACACAGGCAACATGCTCTACCAAAAGGAATACATCGCTGATCCGATCACGAAGAAGGTCAAGAAGAACCGCGGCGAGCTGCCGCAATACTATGTGGAGAACACGCATCCGGCCATCATCAGCAAGGAAACATTCGACTACGTGCAGGCCGAAATGGCGCGGCGCAGGGAGCTTGGCTGCTTTGGCAACAAGGCGCTCACCCTGAACTGCTTCTCCACGAAAATCAAATGCGGACAATGCGGCAGAAGTTTCGTCCGCTCCACACGGAGGAACCGAGCAAAGATGAGCAGGCTCGGAGAGAAATACACCTTCTGGGCCTGCACCTCACACAAGAAAACAAACTGCTCGTCCTGCAGCAGCGGAACGATCCGCGAAAGCGTCCTCAAAGAGGAATGCGCCAAGGTGCTCGGCATCCCGGAATTTGACGAGGACATCTTCTCTGAGCGTGTCGAACGGATTACGGTTCCTGAGTCCGGGACGATGATCTTCGAATTCACGGACGGCACCACGCTTGAACACCACTGGTACCGGAATGCGAAAAAGGAATCGTGGACTGAGGAGAATCGGAAGCGTGCATCTCAGTACCGCAGACGGCACCCGGTCACCCGTGACGATATCACCTGCTTCACCACGAAGATCCGCTGCGAGGAATGCGGCTGCAACTACCGCAAGCAGACATGCGTCATGGCCGACGGCCACCAGAACGCCTATTGGAAGTGCGCCGACAAGAAAAACCATCCCGGCAAAAGCCTGCGCGAGGATCACCTGAAGGAAATCATCAACGAGGTCCTCGGGCTCGACGAATTCGACGAGCAGGTCTTCCTCGAACGGATAGACCACATCAGCGTCCGGAACCTGACACACCTGACCTTCCACTTCACCGACGGCAGCACAGCCGAACGAGACTACGAATACTCGAAGGAAGGCGTCCCGTGGACAGATGAGCGCCGGGAAAAACAGACTGAGGCTATCAGGGATAGCTTCACGCCGGAGCGCAGGAAGAAAATCAGCGAAAACATGAAGAGAATAAGGAGTGAGAAACATTGGAGCAGCAAAAGAAAGTAA
- a CDS encoding recombinase family protein, whose translation MEQQKKVTTIPASRTRFSSTPITEKKKRKVAGYARVSTDHDDQFTSYEAQIDYYTNYIKGRDDWEFVNVYTDEGISGTGIKKRIGFQNMIEDALAGKIDLIVTKSVSRFARNTVDSLTTIRKLKENGVECYFEKENIWTFDGKGELLITIMSSLAQEESRSISENCTWGQRKRFADGKVTVPFHRFLGYDRGPNGELIVNPEEAETVRRIYRLFLQGLTYNGIAKQLTNDGIKTPGGKDHWSISTVKSILGNEKYKGDALLQKSYTVDYLTKKTKVNEGEIPQYYVEGDHEAIIAPETFDLVQREMKKRGNGIMYHSGVHVFSSKIRCGQCGSFYGSKVWHSNSKYRKTIWRCNHKYDGCKKCTTPAIDDSEVKTAFLSAVNKLLETKAEVIANGKEMLPFLFKTDELEAERDRLLDEAQMVADAVQQNIVENARTALDQNAYKKHYDDLADRYDKLKTRIEELTAKIEETQSRKAGYEDFLKAFENTPESLTEFSLDAFNGLVDHLTIYANDDIRFTFRNGQEIKA comes from the coding sequence TTGGAGCAGCAAAAGAAAGTAACCACTATCCCGGCGTCCCGGACGCGCTTTTCCTCCACTCCTATCACAGAGAAAAAGAAACGCAAGGTCGCCGGATACGCCCGCGTCTCAACAGACCATGACGACCAGTTCACGAGCTACGAGGCGCAGATCGATTATTACACCAACTACATCAAGGGCCGCGACGACTGGGAATTCGTGAACGTCTACACGGACGAAGGAATCAGCGGAACCGGCATCAAGAAGAGAATTGGATTCCAGAACATGATCGAGGACGCGCTCGCTGGGAAGATCGACCTGATCGTCACCAAGAGCGTCAGCCGCTTCGCCCGGAACACCGTCGACAGCCTGACAACCATCCGGAAACTCAAGGAAAACGGCGTCGAATGCTACTTTGAAAAAGAGAACATCTGGACCTTCGACGGAAAAGGTGAATTGCTGATCACCATCATGTCGAGCCTTGCGCAGGAGGAATCCCGTAGCATTTCCGAGAACTGCACCTGGGGACAACGTAAGCGATTCGCAGACGGCAAGGTGACGGTTCCGTTCCACCGGTTTCTCGGCTACGACCGCGGTCCGAATGGCGAGCTCATCGTCAACCCAGAGGAGGCAGAAACCGTCCGCCGCATCTACCGGCTCTTCCTGCAGGGCCTGACCTACAACGGCATCGCCAAGCAGCTTACCAATGACGGCATCAAGACACCCGGCGGCAAGGATCACTGGAGCATCAGTACCGTCAAGTCCATCCTCGGAAACGAGAAATACAAGGGCGACGCCCTGCTGCAGAAATCCTACACAGTCGACTACCTCACGAAAAAGACGAAGGTCAACGAGGGCGAAATCCCGCAGTACTACGTGGAAGGCGACCATGAAGCGATCATCGCACCGGAGACCTTCGACCTGGTCCAGCGCGAGATGAAGAAGCGCGGCAACGGCATCATGTACCACAGCGGCGTACACGTCTTCTCCAGCAAAATCCGCTGCGGGCAGTGCGGCTCCTTCTACGGCTCCAAGGTCTGGCATTCCAACAGCAAATATCGGAAAACTATCTGGCGCTGTAACCATAAATACGATGGCTGCAAGAAATGCACCACGCCAGCCATAGACGACAGCGAAGTGAAAACCGCGTTCCTCTCGGCGGTGAACAAGCTGCTTGAAACAAAAGCCGAGGTCATCGCCAACGGCAAAGAGATGCTACCGTTCCTCTTCAAGACCGACGAACTGGAAGCCGAGCGCGACCGGCTCCTGGATGAGGCACAGATGGTGGCGGACGCAGTGCAGCAAAACATCGTGGAGAACGCCCGGACGGCTCTCGACCAGAACGCCTATAAGAAGCACTACGACGACCTTGCCGACCGGTACGATAAGCTCAAGACCCGCATCGAAGAGCTCACCGCAAAAATCGAAGAAACTCAATCCCGGAAAGCCGGGTACGAGGACTTCCTCAAGGCATTCGAAAACACGCCCGAGAGCCTGACGGAATTCTCCCTCGATGCCTTCAACGGACTCGTCGATCACCTGACGATCTACGCCAATGACGACATCCGCTTCACCTTCCGCAATGGACAGGAAATCAAAGCCTAA